DNA sequence from the Anaerolineales bacterium genome:
AGGAACATCCCCCGCAAGTCCTCCATCTTCCATTTCGTATGATCGACCGCGGCGTCCATCGGGAGTTCGCGCTGCGCGCCGTCGGACTCCCCCGTCGGGCGCGCCGGATCCCAGGCCGGGCAGTAGCGGATGTGCAGGGCTTCCGCGCCGCGGGTCAGCCGCCGGTGCAACGGAGCCGCCAGGACTTCGATTTCGGCCAGCGCGCGGGCCCGCCCCAGCAGCAGCGCCGCGCCGGATGCGGCCAGGGGTTCGTCCCACACGTCCAACTGCTCCCGCCGGCCGTCTCCCTCCTGCAGCGCGCGCAGCAGCGCGTTGCGCTGGGTGAGCGCGTGATGATACTCCCACATCGCGGCGCGGTAGGAGGAATCGGCCTGGGCCGCCGCCTCGTCCAGGTGGCGCCGCCGGTCGCCGGGCGCGCCGTCGATCACCCGCAGTTCCTGCGGCAGAAAAAGCAGGGCGCGGAACATGCCAGGCAGTTCGGAGGGCTTGCGCCGGACGGAGTTGACCAGGATATCCTTTCGGAAGCGCCGTTCGCCGGCGGCGGTGCGCTCGAAGAACAGACGCAGTTCAAGGCGCTGGCCGCCGGAGCTGTCCTCCACTTCCGCCTCCAGTCGAGCAAAAGGCTGTTCCTCCCGCAAAGCCAGGAAATTAATCAGCTGGCGGTCGTTTTCCGCCAGCGGGGAACGCGCGTGGGTGAACAGGTAGACCGCTTCCAGGAGCGAGGTCTTGCCCTGGGCATTCGGACCGGCGAGGAGGATCGGTCCGC
Encoded proteins:
- a CDS encoding DNA replication/repair protein RecF, translating into MRIVRLSLANFRNYIRLETAFPRGPILLAGPNAQGKTSLLEAVYLFTHARSPLAENDRQLINFLALREEQPFARLEAEVEDSSGGQRLELRLFFERTAAGERRFRKDILVNSVRRKPSELPGMFRALLFLPQELRVIDGAPGDRRRHLDEAAAQADSSYRAAMWEYHHALTQRNALLRALQEGDGRREQLDVWDEPLAASGAALLLGRARALAEIEVLAAPLHRRLTRGAEALHIRYCPAWDPARPTGESDGAQRELPMDAAVDHTKWKMEDLRGMFLEALRRNRELSIRRGLTLAGPHRDDVRFLANGIDLTSYGSRGQARTALLTLKLAEVEWLRARGGEWPVLLLDEVFSELDVRRREDLLGDLERADQVFTTASDPQMLPAAYRSKARAWWVEGGTLQEHSL